Proteins encoded within one genomic window of Corvus hawaiiensis isolate bCorHaw1 chromosome 9, bCorHaw1.pri.cur, whole genome shotgun sequence:
- the SH3GLB1 gene encoding endophilin-B1 isoform X3, producing MNIMDFNVKKLAADAGTFLSRAVQFTEEKLGQAEKTELDAHLENLLSKAECTKLWTEKIMKQTEVLLQPNPNARIEEFVYEKLDRKAPSRMNNPELLGQYMIDAGNEFGPGTAYGNALIKCGETQKRIGTADRELIQTSAINFLTPLRNFIEGDYKTITKERKLLQNKRLDLDAAKTRLKKAKVAEARAAIWAEEVTKSEQEVRITQSEFDRQAEITRLLLEGISSTHAHHLRCLNDFVEAQMTYYAQCYQYMLDLQKQLGSFPSTFLSNNNQSSTTPVQSVSTPSVLASASASLPSVSNSIVTSGLSELKSSSGSRKARVLYDYDAANSSELSLLADEVITVYSIPGMDSDWLMGERGNQKGKVPITYLELLN from the exons ATGAACATCATGGATTTCAATGTGAAGAAGCTGGCGGCTGACGCGGGCACCTTCCTGAGCCGTGCCGTGCAG ttcacagaagaaaagcttgGTCAAGCAGAGAAGACAGAACTGGATGCTCATCTGGAGAACCTTCTCAGCAAAGCAGAATGCACTAAATTGtggacagaaaaaataatgaagcaaaCAGAAGTATTACTGCAGCCAAATCCAA aTGCCAGAATAGAAGAATTTGTCTATGAGAAGCTGGACCGCAAAGCACCAAGTCGGATGAATAATCCAGAGTTACTAGGCCAGTATATGATTGATGCTGGGAATGAATTTGGCCCAGGAACAGCCTATG gAAATGCACTCATTAAATGTGGAGAAACACAAAAGCGAATCGGGACAGCAGACAGAGAACTAATTCAAACTTCTGCTATAAACTTTCTCACTCCCCTAAGAAACTTTATTGAAGGAGACTACAAGACTATTACT AAAGAACGTAAACTGTTACAAAATAAAAGACTGGATTTGGATGCTGCAAAAACCAGACTGAAGAAGGCAAAAGTTGCAGAAGCTCGAGCTGCG ATATGGGCTGAGGAAGTGACGAAA TCTGAACAGGAAGTGCGAATTACTCAGAGTGAATTTGACCGTCAAGCAGAGATTACCAgactgctgctggaaggaatCAGCAGCACACAT GCACATCATCTCCGCTGTCTGAATGACTTTGTCGAAGCTCAGATGACCTATTATGCACAATGTTACCAATATATGTTGGATCTCCAGAAACAACTTGGAAG cTTTCCATCTACTTTCCTCTCTAACAACAATCAGTCTTCCACAACTCCTGTGCAGAGTGTTTCTACTCCCTCAGTCTTGGCCTCAGCCTCTGCTTCATTGCCTTCAGTAAGCAACTCAATCGTTACTTCAGGCCTAAGTGAACTGAAGTCATCAAGTGGCAGCAGGAAAGCCAGAGTTCTCTATGATTATGATGCTGCAAACAGCAGTGAATTATCACTACTTGCAGATGAG gTGATAACAGTGTACAGTATCCCTGGCATGGATTCAGACTGGCTGATGGGTGAAAGGGGAAATCAGAAAGGCAAAGTGCCTATTACTTATTTAGAACTGCTAAACTAA
- the SH3GLB1 gene encoding endophilin-B1 isoform X1 produces the protein MNIMDFNVKKLAADAGTFLSRAVQFTEEKLGQAEKTELDAHLENLLSKAECTKLWTEKIMKQTEVLLQPNPNARIEEFVYEKLDRKAPSRMNNPELLGQYMIDAGNEFGPGTAYGNALIKCGETQKRIGTADRELIQTSAINFLTPLRNFIEGDYKTITKERKLLQNKRLDLDAAKTRLKKAKVAEARAAQLNTSQPEENNIMVNVSYMLNLLHVKWLKIWAEEVTKSEQEVRITQSEFDRQAEITRLLLEGISSTHAHHLRCLNDFVEAQMTYYAQCYQYMLDLQKQLGSFPSTFLSNNNQSSTTPVQSVSTPSVLASASASLPSVSNSIVTSGLSELKSSSGSRKARVLYDYDAANSSELSLLADEVITVYSIPGMDSDWLMGERGNQKGKVPITYLELLN, from the exons ATGAACATCATGGATTTCAATGTGAAGAAGCTGGCGGCTGACGCGGGCACCTTCCTGAGCCGTGCCGTGCAG ttcacagaagaaaagcttgGTCAAGCAGAGAAGACAGAACTGGATGCTCATCTGGAGAACCTTCTCAGCAAAGCAGAATGCACTAAATTGtggacagaaaaaataatgaagcaaaCAGAAGTATTACTGCAGCCAAATCCAA aTGCCAGAATAGAAGAATTTGTCTATGAGAAGCTGGACCGCAAAGCACCAAGTCGGATGAATAATCCAGAGTTACTAGGCCAGTATATGATTGATGCTGGGAATGAATTTGGCCCAGGAACAGCCTATG gAAATGCACTCATTAAATGTGGAGAAACACAAAAGCGAATCGGGACAGCAGACAGAGAACTAATTCAAACTTCTGCTATAAACTTTCTCACTCCCCTAAGAAACTTTATTGAAGGAGACTACAAGACTATTACT AAAGAACGTAAACTGTTACAAAATAAAAGACTGGATTTGGATGCTGCAAAAACCAGACTGAAGAAGGCAAAAGTTGCAGAAGCTCGAGCTGCG CAACTAAACACCTCTCAGCCTGAAGAGAATAACATTATGGTAAATGTCTCTTACATGCTCAACTTGCTGCATGTAAAATGGCTAAAG ATATGGGCTGAGGAAGTGACGAAA TCTGAACAGGAAGTGCGAATTACTCAGAGTGAATTTGACCGTCAAGCAGAGATTACCAgactgctgctggaaggaatCAGCAGCACACAT GCACATCATCTCCGCTGTCTGAATGACTTTGTCGAAGCTCAGATGACCTATTATGCACAATGTTACCAATATATGTTGGATCTCCAGAAACAACTTGGAAG cTTTCCATCTACTTTCCTCTCTAACAACAATCAGTCTTCCACAACTCCTGTGCAGAGTGTTTCTACTCCCTCAGTCTTGGCCTCAGCCTCTGCTTCATTGCCTTCAGTAAGCAACTCAATCGTTACTTCAGGCCTAAGTGAACTGAAGTCATCAAGTGGCAGCAGGAAAGCCAGAGTTCTCTATGATTATGATGCTGCAAACAGCAGTGAATTATCACTACTTGCAGATGAG gTGATAACAGTGTACAGTATCCCTGGCATGGATTCAGACTGGCTGATGGGTGAAAGGGGAAATCAGAAAGGCAAAGTGCCTATTACTTATTTAGAACTGCTAAACTAA
- the SH3GLB1 gene encoding endophilin-B1 isoform X2, translated as MNIMDFNVKKLAADAGTFLSRAVQFTEEKLGQAEKTELDAHLENLLSKAECTKLWTEKIMKQTEVLLQPNPNARIEEFVYEKLDRKAPSRMNNPELLGQYMIDAGNEFGPGTAYGNALIKCGETQKRIGTADRELIQTSAINFLTPLRNFIEGDYKTITKERKLLQNKRLDLDAAKTRLKKAKVAEARAAQLNTSQPEENNIMIWAEEVTKSEQEVRITQSEFDRQAEITRLLLEGISSTHAHHLRCLNDFVEAQMTYYAQCYQYMLDLQKQLGSFPSTFLSNNNQSSTTPVQSVSTPSVLASASASLPSVSNSIVTSGLSELKSSSGSRKARVLYDYDAANSSELSLLADEVITVYSIPGMDSDWLMGERGNQKGKVPITYLELLN; from the exons ATGAACATCATGGATTTCAATGTGAAGAAGCTGGCGGCTGACGCGGGCACCTTCCTGAGCCGTGCCGTGCAG ttcacagaagaaaagcttgGTCAAGCAGAGAAGACAGAACTGGATGCTCATCTGGAGAACCTTCTCAGCAAAGCAGAATGCACTAAATTGtggacagaaaaaataatgaagcaaaCAGAAGTATTACTGCAGCCAAATCCAA aTGCCAGAATAGAAGAATTTGTCTATGAGAAGCTGGACCGCAAAGCACCAAGTCGGATGAATAATCCAGAGTTACTAGGCCAGTATATGATTGATGCTGGGAATGAATTTGGCCCAGGAACAGCCTATG gAAATGCACTCATTAAATGTGGAGAAACACAAAAGCGAATCGGGACAGCAGACAGAGAACTAATTCAAACTTCTGCTATAAACTTTCTCACTCCCCTAAGAAACTTTATTGAAGGAGACTACAAGACTATTACT AAAGAACGTAAACTGTTACAAAATAAAAGACTGGATTTGGATGCTGCAAAAACCAGACTGAAGAAGGCAAAAGTTGCAGAAGCTCGAGCTGCG CAACTAAACACCTCTCAGCCTGAAGAGAATAACATTATG ATATGGGCTGAGGAAGTGACGAAA TCTGAACAGGAAGTGCGAATTACTCAGAGTGAATTTGACCGTCAAGCAGAGATTACCAgactgctgctggaaggaatCAGCAGCACACAT GCACATCATCTCCGCTGTCTGAATGACTTTGTCGAAGCTCAGATGACCTATTATGCACAATGTTACCAATATATGTTGGATCTCCAGAAACAACTTGGAAG cTTTCCATCTACTTTCCTCTCTAACAACAATCAGTCTTCCACAACTCCTGTGCAGAGTGTTTCTACTCCCTCAGTCTTGGCCTCAGCCTCTGCTTCATTGCCTTCAGTAAGCAACTCAATCGTTACTTCAGGCCTAAGTGAACTGAAGTCATCAAGTGGCAGCAGGAAAGCCAGAGTTCTCTATGATTATGATGCTGCAAACAGCAGTGAATTATCACTACTTGCAGATGAG gTGATAACAGTGTACAGTATCCCTGGCATGGATTCAGACTGGCTGATGGGTGAAAGGGGAAATCAGAAAGGCAAAGTGCCTATTACTTATTTAGAACTGCTAAACTAA
- the SH3GLB1 gene encoding endophilin-B1 isoform X4: protein MNIMDFNVKKLAADAGTFLSRAVQFTEEKLGQAEKTELDAHLENLLSKAECTKLWTEKIMKQTEVLLQPNPNARIEEFVYEKLDRKAPSRMNNPELLGQYMIDAGNEFGPGTAYGNALIKCGETQKRIGTADRELIQTSAINFLTPLRNFIEGDYKTITKERKLLQNKRLDLDAAKTRLKKAKVAEARAASEQEVRITQSEFDRQAEITRLLLEGISSTHAHHLRCLNDFVEAQMTYYAQCYQYMLDLQKQLGSFPSTFLSNNNQSSTTPVQSVSTPSVLASASASLPSVSNSIVTSGLSELKSSSGSRKARVLYDYDAANSSELSLLADEVITVYSIPGMDSDWLMGERGNQKGKVPITYLELLN, encoded by the exons ATGAACATCATGGATTTCAATGTGAAGAAGCTGGCGGCTGACGCGGGCACCTTCCTGAGCCGTGCCGTGCAG ttcacagaagaaaagcttgGTCAAGCAGAGAAGACAGAACTGGATGCTCATCTGGAGAACCTTCTCAGCAAAGCAGAATGCACTAAATTGtggacagaaaaaataatgaagcaaaCAGAAGTATTACTGCAGCCAAATCCAA aTGCCAGAATAGAAGAATTTGTCTATGAGAAGCTGGACCGCAAAGCACCAAGTCGGATGAATAATCCAGAGTTACTAGGCCAGTATATGATTGATGCTGGGAATGAATTTGGCCCAGGAACAGCCTATG gAAATGCACTCATTAAATGTGGAGAAACACAAAAGCGAATCGGGACAGCAGACAGAGAACTAATTCAAACTTCTGCTATAAACTTTCTCACTCCCCTAAGAAACTTTATTGAAGGAGACTACAAGACTATTACT AAAGAACGTAAACTGTTACAAAATAAAAGACTGGATTTGGATGCTGCAAAAACCAGACTGAAGAAGGCAAAAGTTGCAGAAGCTCGAGCTGCG TCTGAACAGGAAGTGCGAATTACTCAGAGTGAATTTGACCGTCAAGCAGAGATTACCAgactgctgctggaaggaatCAGCAGCACACAT GCACATCATCTCCGCTGTCTGAATGACTTTGTCGAAGCTCAGATGACCTATTATGCACAATGTTACCAATATATGTTGGATCTCCAGAAACAACTTGGAAG cTTTCCATCTACTTTCCTCTCTAACAACAATCAGTCTTCCACAACTCCTGTGCAGAGTGTTTCTACTCCCTCAGTCTTGGCCTCAGCCTCTGCTTCATTGCCTTCAGTAAGCAACTCAATCGTTACTTCAGGCCTAAGTGAACTGAAGTCATCAAGTGGCAGCAGGAAAGCCAGAGTTCTCTATGATTATGATGCTGCAAACAGCAGTGAATTATCACTACTTGCAGATGAG gTGATAACAGTGTACAGTATCCCTGGCATGGATTCAGACTGGCTGATGGGTGAAAGGGGAAATCAGAAAGGCAAAGTGCCTATTACTTATTTAGAACTGCTAAACTAA